One genomic region from uncultured Cohaesibacter sp. encodes:
- a CDS encoding dihydroxyacetone kinase subunit DhaK produces the protein MKKFLNKPEDFVDEMLEGIYRAHPEVTFTDGDMRCFVTAKPVPGKVGIVTGGGSGHLPLFLGYVGKNMLDGAGVGGVFQSPSSDQLLNVTKYVDQGAGVLYLYGNYTGDIMNFDMAGELAELDDIETATVVGNDDVASSVVGEEHKRRGVAGIFFLYKVAGAAAAQMKPLAEVKRLTEKAKSQVRTMGVALSPCIVPEVGKPSFQIGDDEMEIGMGIHGEPGISRKALEPVDAVVEEMASKIFAEQSYEKGDEVAVLMNGLGGTPLEELYIAYRRLGQLLDEKEVKIRHVWLGEFATSMEMAGFSISIMKLDDELEPLIAAEVETPFFKHFAG, from the coding sequence ATGAAAAAGTTCCTGAACAAACCTGAAGATTTTGTCGATGAGATGCTGGAAGGCATCTATCGCGCACATCCGGAAGTGACCTTCACTGATGGTGATATGCGGTGTTTTGTAACGGCCAAACCTGTGCCCGGAAAAGTGGGCATCGTCACGGGGGGCGGCTCAGGCCATCTGCCTTTGTTCCTTGGATATGTGGGCAAGAACATGTTGGATGGCGCCGGCGTCGGGGGCGTCTTTCAGTCTCCGAGCTCGGATCAATTGCTCAACGTTACCAAATATGTCGATCAGGGCGCTGGCGTACTCTATCTCTATGGCAATTATACCGGCGATATCATGAATTTTGACATGGCAGGAGAACTTGCCGAACTGGATGACATCGAAACCGCAACGGTTGTTGGCAATGACGATGTAGCCTCATCTGTTGTTGGCGAAGAGCATAAGCGGCGCGGCGTTGCGGGCATTTTCTTTCTCTACAAGGTCGCCGGTGCGGCTGCGGCTCAGATGAAGCCTCTGGCCGAGGTCAAACGGCTGACTGAAAAGGCCAAGAGTCAGGTGCGGACCATGGGTGTTGCCCTGTCTCCATGCATTGTGCCTGAAGTTGGCAAGCCAAGCTTCCAGATCGGTGATGACGAAATGGAAATCGGCATGGGCATCCATGGCGAGCCGGGCATCTCGCGCAAGGCGCTTGAGCCGGTGGATGCTGTGGTCGAGGAAATGGCCAGCAAGATTTTTGCCGAACAATCCTATGAAAAGGGAGACGAAGTGGCCGTTCTCATGAACGGGCTTGGCGGCACGCCCCTTGAAGAACTCTATATCGCTTACCGGCGTCTTGGTCAGCTGCTGGATGAGAAAGAAGTCAAGATCCGTCATGTTTGGCTGGGTGAATTCGCCACCTCCATGGAAATGGCTGGCTTCTCGATCTCCATCATGAAGCTTGATGACGAGTTGGAACCGCTGATCGCAGCAGAGGTCGAAACGCCTTTCTTCAAGCATTTCGCTGGTTAA
- a CDS encoding alkaline phosphatase yields MRSTYIFALTLMATTAASAQGMPEVQTKSDWFTAGETTIKELIAREQNTGRAKNVILMIADGNGIGTNYATRLYVGQQLGKLGEEHVLPYETNGFYNGIVKTYNINAQTPDSAPTAGSMNTGVKQRFNMINIGGTGIHDDCSTVAGNELTTFAEIVAAEGKSVGIVTTARLTHATPAAVYSKTANRNWEDSLPEGCSAQKDIASQLVDGLKSGFIDIALGGGARYFVPKDKATPNGGSGHRKDGKDLLADIKDAGIQYASNKTEFDALEMSKPIFGMWTDSHTSYEADRPDTEPSLVDMTKKAIEFLSQNEEGYYLEVEAGRVDHANHAGNFARTAKDGMIWTEAVALADEMTDDKDTLIIVTADHEHAIAFNGYCGRGTPIQGLCYGIAKTGEMHSDKLALAADGKPYSVITYTNGSGSILKKGEGANDYAGSRPEVTQEEAMDLDYLQQALIPMSSETHSGEDVAIYAKGPWAHLVDGTIEQNVIFHVMNYAAHADK; encoded by the coding sequence ATGAGATCGACATATATTTTTGCTTTGACTCTTATGGCAACAACAGCAGCTTCTGCGCAGGGGATGCCGGAAGTTCAGACAAAAAGCGATTGGTTTACCGCTGGAGAAACCACCATCAAAGAACTTATCGCACGCGAACAGAATACTGGCCGCGCTAAAAACGTGATTTTGATGATCGCGGATGGTAACGGTATTGGCACGAACTATGCGACCCGCCTCTATGTTGGCCAACAGCTTGGTAAATTGGGGGAAGAACATGTTCTTCCATATGAAACCAACGGTTTTTATAACGGCATCGTAAAAACCTACAACATCAATGCCCAAACACCAGATTCTGCCCCGACAGCAGGCTCTATGAACACAGGTGTGAAACAACGCTTCAATATGATCAACATTGGAGGCACCGGCATCCATGATGATTGTTCTACTGTTGCTGGCAATGAGTTGACCACTTTCGCTGAAATCGTTGCTGCAGAAGGGAAGTCTGTTGGTATTGTCACCACGGCTCGCCTAACCCACGCAACCCCTGCAGCTGTTTATTCCAAAACAGCCAATCGCAACTGGGAAGACTCTCTGCCTGAGGGATGCTCGGCACAGAAAGACATAGCCTCACAGTTGGTTGATGGCCTCAAGTCCGGCTTCATCGACATCGCTCTTGGCGGTGGCGCTCGTTACTTCGTTCCAAAAGATAAGGCCACTCCAAATGGAGGCTCTGGCCATCGCAAAGATGGCAAGGATCTTCTTGCCGATATCAAAGACGCTGGCATCCAGTATGCTTCCAACAAAACCGAGTTTGATGCACTCGAAATGTCCAAGCCTATCTTCGGTATGTGGACGGACAGCCACACTTCGTATGAAGCGGACCGTCCTGATACCGAGCCTTCCTTGGTGGATATGACGAAAAAGGCTATCGAATTCCTTAGCCAAAACGAAGAAGGCTACTATCTGGAAGTCGAAGCTGGTCGCGTTGACCACGCCAACCATGCCGGCAACTTCGCTCGTACAGCCAAAGATGGCATGATCTGGACCGAAGCTGTTGCTCTGGCCGACGAGATGACTGATGACAAAGACACTCTGATCATCGTTACTGCTGACCACGAACACGCTATTGCCTTTAACGGCTATTGCGGTCGCGGCACTCCGATTCAGGGCCTTTGCTACGGTATCGCCAAAACTGGCGAGATGCATTCCGACAAGCTGGCTCTTGCTGCAGATGGCAAACCTTATTCCGTCATCACCTACACCAATGGTTCTGGTTCCATCCTGAAAAAAGGCGAAGGTGCGAACGACTATGCCGGTTCCCGTCCGGAAGTGACACAAGAAGAAGCTATGGATCTGGATTACCTTCAGCAGGCTCTGATCCCTATGTCTTCTGAAACCCACTCCGGTGAAGATGTTGCAATCTATGCAAAAGGCCCTTGGGCTCATCTGGTTGATGGCACCATCGAACAGAATGTTATCTTCCACGTGATGAACTATGCAGCGCACGCTGACAAGTAA
- a CDS encoding ABC transporter ATP-binding protein: MGLALSISELSVSSKRGRVLLTVPELDLPEGSLVGIEGVSGAGKSTLLYSLAGLLEATGSIRWGDEELLSLNSEKRAAFRAVQIGMIFQDFLLFEELDAGENAALTALFRPRRERAALRKKAAERLRILGLGDHTADRNVVSLSGGERQRVAIARAMAAEAPVLLADEPTASLDRASADKLIDDLVDLARKNRTTLIAVSHDSRLISRMDRILTIADGAIIADRKGAQ; this comes from the coding sequence ATGGGATTAGCACTTTCTATATCTGAGCTTTCGGTTTCGAGTAAACGCGGTCGCGTTCTACTGACTGTTCCCGAGCTGGATCTGCCTGAAGGATCTCTTGTTGGGATTGAGGGCGTATCTGGAGCGGGAAAATCAACCTTGCTTTATTCTCTCGCAGGATTGCTGGAAGCAACAGGATCCATTCGTTGGGGAGATGAGGAGCTTCTGAGCCTCAATTCGGAGAAACGAGCGGCATTCCGCGCCGTTCAGATCGGTATGATTTTTCAGGATTTCCTGCTTTTCGAAGAACTCGACGCCGGAGAAAACGCGGCTCTCACTGCACTGTTCCGGCCTCGCCGAGAGCGTGCCGCACTGAGAAAAAAGGCGGCTGAAAGACTCAGAATTCTAGGGCTGGGTGACCATACCGCAGACCGCAACGTGGTTAGTCTATCTGGCGGGGAGCGCCAGCGCGTTGCGATTGCCCGTGCCATGGCAGCCGAGGCTCCTGTTCTTTTGGCGGACGAGCCAACCGCAAGCCTTGATCGGGCCTCCGCTGACAAGTTGATCGATGATCTCGTCGATCTTGCTCGCAAAAATAGAACGACACTTATTGCTGTTAGCCATGACAGCAGATTGATTTCCAGAATGGACAGAATTTTGACAATTGCAGACGGTGCCATTATCGCAGATCGAAAGGGTGCCCAATGA
- a CDS encoding FtsX-like permease family protein, producing the protein MTMLWDSLPALTQDILFTVLLLLPSVIVGIVILHGYAPWQLVRAILWRFRGSSVLFVLLIAISVGMGIGLLAQERGLRRGTAHAADKFDLIVSAPGSEITVMMAAVFLQPSDMPLLDGETYNQISEHENVSVAAPLAFGDSFGSASVIGTTAEFANYLADNQIEGRMWEAPTEALAGALVPLEIGDSFTPAHGHGSSAEAGAHEGFNLEVVGRMAPTGTPWDRAILVPVELVWEVHGLGTGHSGEQASQLGPPFDPKAFPGTPAIVVRSEALWANYALKSEFTRDRETMAFFPGAVLAQLYRVLGDVRQIMSLMALVTEVLVAAAVLLGLFIISRLFNRQIALLRALGAPARFVFSVVWCFGATLLIAGSALGLVVGIGAASVLSKIVTARTDILVTAPLGMSEIHLLAGFISVTLLLSLIPAAVVLRQPVVPGLRA; encoded by the coding sequence ATGACGATGCTCTGGGATAGCCTTCCTGCTCTGACCCAAGATATTCTATTTACAGTCTTGTTGCTTTTGCCGTCCGTCATCGTGGGCATTGTTATCTTACATGGATATGCCCCTTGGCAGCTTGTTCGCGCAATTCTTTGGCGTTTCCGAGGATCTTCGGTGCTGTTTGTCTTGTTGATTGCGATATCCGTTGGTATGGGGATCGGTCTTCTCGCTCAAGAACGAGGGTTAAGACGGGGAACAGCCCATGCTGCCGACAAGTTTGACCTTATCGTTTCTGCTCCGGGTAGCGAAATCACTGTCATGATGGCAGCTGTTTTTCTGCAACCGTCTGACATGCCTCTGCTCGATGGTGAGACCTATAATCAGATTTCAGAGCATGAAAATGTCTCAGTTGCCGCCCCGTTGGCCTTCGGGGATAGCTTCGGGTCCGCTTCCGTTATTGGAACGACGGCAGAGTTTGCAAACTATCTTGCTGACAATCAGATCGAAGGCCGCATGTGGGAAGCACCGACAGAAGCCCTCGCAGGAGCTTTGGTTCCGCTTGAAATTGGGGATAGCTTTACGCCAGCCCATGGCCATGGCAGTTCGGCTGAAGCTGGAGCACATGAAGGCTTTAATCTCGAAGTCGTAGGCCGTATGGCTCCCACGGGCACACCATGGGATCGGGCGATCTTGGTTCCGGTGGAACTTGTGTGGGAAGTCCACGGGCTTGGAACTGGTCACTCCGGTGAGCAGGCCAGCCAGCTTGGCCCTCCTTTTGATCCAAAAGCATTCCCTGGAACACCTGCCATCGTTGTGCGTTCAGAAGCGCTTTGGGCCAACTATGCATTAAAGTCCGAATTTACGCGTGACAGAGAAACCATGGCCTTTTTTCCAGGAGCCGTTCTTGCGCAGCTCTATCGAGTGCTTGGTGACGTGCGCCAGATCATGTCCCTCATGGCTCTCGTCACGGAAGTCCTTGTCGCAGCAGCAGTCTTGCTCGGCCTGTTTATTATTTCACGATTGTTCAATCGCCAAATTGCCCTGTTGCGCGCTCTTGGCGCACCTGCTCGTTTTGTGTTTTCGGTTGTATGGTGTTTTGGCGCCACGTTGCTCATTGCAGGGTCTGCTCTTGGGCTTGTCGTTGGCATTGGTGCGGCATCGGTTCTATCCAAAATCGTAACCGCCCGCACCGATATTCTGGTCACAGCTCCGCTGGGAATGAGTGAAATTCACCTTCTAGCGGGTTTTATTTCCGTCACCTTGCTCCTCTCGTTAATTCCCGCCGCTGTTGTCCTGCGGCAACCCGTTGTACCCGGGCTACGCGCCTGA
- a CDS encoding copper chaperone PCu(A)C: MRHILATLVFLMIPLGAWAEDHDAHSDHVSELNGFRVVHAWTRATSGKTALIFMELENESSETIVVTGGESEIASSGKLVGFALKNGMDSWQDIPTMPIQAHQDLHFEPHGAALLLSGLSKPLKEGEKFEIHLDTSVGELELHVEIENANATHHSHAGHHH; the protein is encoded by the coding sequence ATGCGTCATATTCTAGCAACTCTCGTATTTCTGATGATACCGTTAGGCGCATGGGCCGAAGATCACGATGCTCATTCTGATCACGTTTCTGAGCTCAACGGATTTCGTGTTGTTCATGCATGGACAAGGGCAACCTCGGGTAAAACTGCCTTGATATTCATGGAACTTGAAAATGAAAGCTCTGAAACCATTGTCGTTACTGGCGGAGAGAGCGAGATTGCTTCTTCAGGAAAGCTGGTTGGTTTCGCATTGAAAAACGGCATGGATAGCTGGCAAGACATTCCAACCATGCCCATTCAGGCTCATCAAGACCTGCATTTCGAGCCGCATGGCGCTGCGCTTCTGTTAAGTGGTCTATCAAAGCCGCTTAAAGAGGGAGAAAAGTTCGAAATTCACCTCGATACAAGTGTTGGTGAATTAGAGCTTCATGTAGAAATTGAAAATGCGAACGCAACCCACCACAGCCATGCCGGCCATCATCATTGA
- a CDS encoding LysR family transcriptional regulator, with amino-acid sequence MDSSSLLNRLLTKGKFRHLQAIVRLNDLRNISRAAESIGITQPAMSQLVSDLEKLLETKLFLRHARGVEPTPAATELITVAGHIIKHLEDGAEAISAQIFGARYFVRVAATMSMIDNLFIQTLPEFTKNYPEIQVNLNEISDRELDEGFASGEYDMICCLRKEVLPEGWDFWPCINDKLVAVCSSSSRLGQSKDYSSRDFGQETWLPNHARTASRRGFDYLKRRHGWDNVKTVNLTSRSISLTLAMLQSRELVTVLPRSIVKRGLGDGSLVKLPLEIGISHWQLGIHWQSNTASPATVILLNALKAHKVI; translated from the coding sequence ATGGATTCTTCTTCCCTTCTCAATCGATTGCTGACGAAAGGAAAATTTCGTCATCTGCAAGCCATTGTCCGGCTTAATGATCTTAGAAATATCAGTCGCGCGGCCGAGTCTATTGGCATTACTCAACCGGCAATGTCTCAGCTTGTTTCCGACTTGGAGAAGCTTCTGGAAACCAAGCTTTTTCTGCGCCATGCTCGAGGGGTAGAACCAACACCGGCAGCCACTGAACTCATCACGGTCGCAGGGCATATCATCAAACATCTGGAAGACGGGGCAGAGGCCATCAGTGCCCAGATCTTTGGCGCGCGCTATTTCGTGCGTGTTGCCGCTACCATGTCCATGATCGATAATCTTTTCATTCAGACTTTGCCGGAATTCACCAAGAATTATCCGGAAATTCAGGTGAATCTCAACGAAATTTCAGACCGAGAGCTGGATGAGGGATTTGCCAGCGGCGAATATGACATGATCTGCTGTCTTCGAAAGGAAGTGTTACCCGAAGGCTGGGACTTTTGGCCCTGTATAAATGATAAACTTGTCGCGGTTTGTTCTTCGAGTTCGCGTCTGGGGCAGAGCAAGGACTATAGTTCGCGAGACTTCGGGCAAGAGACCTGGCTGCCAAATCATGCACGTACGGCCTCAAGACGTGGGTTTGACTATTTGAAAAGGCGCCATGGTTGGGACAATGTGAAAACGGTTAATCTGACTAGCCGCAGTATTTCCCTTACTCTTGCCATGCTGCAATCGAGGGAACTGGTGACCGTTCTGCCTCGCAGTATTGTCAAACGGGGGCTGGGAGATGGGAGCCTTGTTAAACTGCCTCTGGAAATTGGTATTTCACACTGGCAACTGGGTATTCATTGGCAATCTAACACCGCCAGTCCTGCGACCGTTATATTGCTCAACGCCCTGAAAGCCCACAAGGTTATATGA
- a CDS encoding tripartite tricarboxylate transporter substrate binding protein yields the protein MTLGINLTRNSFACAAGSLLLAGGLVAASVSATKAAEANWPKGSVRMIVPIKPGGGTDAVSRLIANKLHEQLGKPFVVVNQPAGGGGVAASSVQRARPDGNSLLFFNSAIIHRSHTGLIKASPSKDFTTLAYFPLKASYCLVVDQKSPYDSLKALTDASKETPDALTFGVQLKSGTHFGGALIQRETGAAYRFVQGGGDSDLTVAIEGGNIVTGLVSCSTAVQHKQAGKLKILASVSRTPEKDQTVADIPTFTELGYPGVLFSLDFLLLGPKDMDPALASAINKGFANAVADPEISDQLTKMRIPMTTLPLAESQKVLGEQDAVVAELAKELGFE from the coding sequence ATGACCCTTGGAATCAATCTCACACGCAATTCCTTCGCCTGCGCCGCTGGCAGTCTCTTACTTGCTGGCGGTTTGGTTGCTGCCAGTGTTTCAGCAACAAAGGCCGCCGAGGCCAACTGGCCCAAAGGCTCTGTTCGGATGATCGTTCCGATCAAACCGGGCGGGGGCACAGATGCTGTTTCGCGTCTGATCGCAAACAAGCTGCATGAACAGCTGGGCAAACCCTTCGTCGTTGTAAACCAGCCTGCAGGTGGCGGCGGCGTGGCGGCGAGTTCCGTTCAGCGAGCCCGCCCGGATGGCAATAGTTTGCTGTTCTTCAACTCGGCGATCATCCACCGGTCGCACACCGGACTGATCAAGGCATCTCCATCAAAGGATTTTACAACGCTTGCCTACTTCCCGCTTAAGGCTAGCTACTGTCTGGTTGTCGATCAGAAGTCTCCCTATGACAGTCTGAAAGCTCTCACTGATGCCTCTAAAGAAACCCCTGATGCCCTGACGTTTGGCGTGCAGTTAAAAAGCGGAACGCACTTCGGAGGCGCCCTCATCCAACGTGAAACGGGGGCAGCCTATCGGTTTGTTCAAGGCGGTGGCGATTCAGATCTGACAGTTGCCATCGAAGGTGGCAACATAGTCACTGGCCTCGTCAGTTGCTCAACTGCGGTTCAGCACAAGCAAGCGGGCAAGCTCAAGATCCTTGCCAGTGTTTCTCGCACGCCGGAGAAAGATCAAACCGTAGCCGACATTCCAACCTTTACGGAGCTTGGTTATCCGGGCGTGCTCTTCAGCCTCGACTTCCTGCTGTTGGGGCCAAAGGACATGGACCCTGCTCTGGCGTCCGCCATCAACAAGGGCTTTGCCAATGCCGTTGCGGATCCGGAAATTTCCGACCAGCTGACCAAAATGCGCATTCCGATGACGACCTTGCCACTCGCTGAAAGCCAGAAAGTTCTAGGCGAACAGGATGCAGTGGTTGCCGAACTTGCCAAAGAGCTCGGCTTCGAGTGA
- a CDS encoding MBL fold metallo-hydrolase encodes MSEQTASPVRRDPVASLRQGCERPWEVDIDPFKVAPDTYYVGNSWVGCYLLNSSDGLILIDSTMQPQVHIVLENIRKLGFDPKDIKLLLLSHMHYDHVGGARVIAELSGAQIVLSREDHDFLNQRPDMLFDFGYPYGEFKVDAYYDDAKPIHFGNREITTILTPGHTPGTTSFFFNATSEEGKTYRCGLHGGIGLNTLSNAFLKEHSLPKSYQSDYLRSLQALRDLKVDISLGSHPIHVRMLDRVPEITENHNPFYEPELWPRFIDDLIEKAKIEFAKDCE; translated from the coding sequence ATGTCCGAGCAGACAGCCTCTCCGGTACGGAGAGATCCCGTCGCCTCGCTGAGGCAGGGTTGTGAACGCCCATGGGAAGTTGATATCGATCCCTTCAAGGTTGCACCAGACACATATTATGTCGGGAACAGTTGGGTTGGCTGCTATTTGCTCAACAGCTCTGACGGCTTGATCTTGATCGACTCAACTATGCAGCCTCAAGTGCATATCGTTCTCGAGAATATTCGCAAACTCGGCTTCGATCCCAAGGACATCAAGCTTCTGCTTCTTTCGCACATGCATTATGATCATGTTGGTGGTGCGCGTGTCATAGCCGAACTCTCTGGCGCTCAAATCGTGCTTAGTCGTGAGGATCATGATTTCCTAAACCAGCGACCTGATATGCTGTTTGACTTCGGGTATCCCTATGGAGAGTTCAAAGTGGACGCCTATTACGACGATGCCAAGCCAATTCACTTCGGCAACAGGGAGATCACAACCATCCTCACCCCCGGGCACACGCCAGGAACGACATCGTTCTTTTTCAATGCCACAAGTGAAGAGGGAAAAACCTATCGCTGTGGTCTGCATGGAGGTATCGGCTTGAACACGCTCTCAAATGCTTTTTTGAAAGAGCACTCCCTGCCCAAGAGCTATCAATCCGACTATCTTCGTTCGTTGCAAGCCTTGCGAGACCTTAAGGTAGACATCTCTCTTGGATCGCATCCGATCCATGTGCGCATGCTGGATCGTGTTCCCGAGATTACCGAAAATCACAATCCATTCTATGAACCAGAGCTATGGCCTCGCTTTATCGACGACCTGATCGAGAAGGCAAAAATCGAGTTCGCCAAAGACTGCGAATAG